In the Engystomops pustulosus unplaced genomic scaffold, aEngPut4.maternal MAT_SCAFFOLD_190, whole genome shotgun sequence genome, tttacttacccatcctgttgacggcaccgatccggaatgtccgacgaggatttgggtctgccccgattcatcgtgcgtccaatttcctgcatgtgtcgcttcccccggtgaggtccgccgaagttcaccttcttcttcccagtgtatgtgagtgctgatcttgcgacacaatttgctttttaaattccgcgatttgcccgaatcagttgggttgtccgacgtccacggcccccgatttgtgtcgtatgaaagccgacgccaatgcaccacaatccgatcgcatgcgccagaatcccggggcaattcagcgccaaACGGAAAAAAAAcgcgaaacccaacgaaaatgcggcgttcgtcCCTGGGGTCTCAGAGCACAGATATCAGCTGAAAGGACCTGCATGAAAAAAACCTCCAGAATTATCTGGGCCCAAAAACCGCACACGTAAAACTTAAACCCAAAGACCTTGACCACACAACTAAGACTTGACCAAAGGACTTAGACCCAAAGACCTTGACCACACAGATAAGTCCAGGAATAGGTAAGATCATATACCTGGACCTCTTGACACCAAGGAGAACAGACTTCCCTCCAACACTACATATTGTACACAACCTTTCCTTCTTTAGACAGATCACTTCAGGTGTCCCCGCGTGGTATCTCACCTTAGACCCAACCCTTAGACTATTTGCATGGCAGAAGCTTTAGAGGCCAATGTTGAGAAATCTCTCAAACTTTACATTTCTTGTACAAATCTTGACACCCATCATATGCAGAAAATTAAGAACTGTGTTCATAAATACACTGCCCGATACCTGAGGCGTCCCTTCACCTGCATTGTGATCGAAAACTGGCCCTTGAGTAAGACCTACCTTGGATCATGAGCTTCATCTTGATTTCCCCCTTTCCATGGGGGCTGATAGCCTTGCATGTGTACAAAGCTTCATCCGGATAGTCCACATTGGTCATGTGAAGGGTCAGGTCCCCCTCACTGACCTCCGAGGTGTCCACTCTCACCCGTCCATGGTAATTGTAGTCCTGTTCATCAAAGTCTTCCTTGTCCTTATGGAAGCTGTAGACCAGCTGGGGCTCCTTATACTCATACGTTTGCTGGATGTATGCGTAGATATCTTCAACCTCAATCTCTTCAACAATGTCCTCCCGGTGCCAGCTGAAGCCAAGGTCGTAGGTGCCCTCAATGAAGGAGAACTGACAGGGCAAGGTGGCATTGCCATAACGTGGGACGAGTATCTCCTCATACTGAGGCTTGGGAAGGACatagtcacagtctgagaagaaGACAAGAGAAGTGACACAATAATAACCAACAACATGAATGGTCACAGTCCAAGGGTGGACCAACACCATGGCCCCATGACAAGACCACAGCGGACACTGAGTGCCAGGTGGAGATCAGCAaagactgtaaccaccaagctctgCACACACTAAGGAAATGTTCTTGCTAATGGTTGATGGTTGTAGCCATTTTTTAGGGGGGCCGTGTAAGGGTCAAGGGCGACACCATGACTACTGCTCAGGATCTACAATGAAGCAGAGAACAGGGGCACTCTCTCTGTTTGGAGACAACAAGGCTTTTGTACtgtgagaactgtaaatctgtcgAATAGGAAAGCTTGGGCATGGAGGGACGCAGCAGGGAaggcagagagctcgggcgcagAATGGggcagggacggcagagagctcgggcgcagTGCggggcagggacagcagagagcttgggTGAAGAGCACGGCAGGGatggcagagagctcgggcgcagAGCGGggcagggacggcagagagctcgggcgcagAGCGGGGCAGGGACGGCAGTGAGCTCGGgtaaagagcacagcagggacggcagagaactcaggagcagagcacggcagaaaccgcagagagctcgggagcagagcacgGCAGGGACGGCAGATagctctggagcagagcagggcagggacggcagagagctcggGTGAAGAGCAcggcagggacggcagagagctcgggtaaagagcacagcagggacag is a window encoding:
- the LOC140108857 gene encoding V-set domain-containing T-cell activation inhibitor 1-like, which codes for MALLYLLLTLMLFSYLADCDYVLPKPQYEEILVPRYGNATLPCQFSFIEGTYDLGFSWHREDIVEEIEVEDIYAYIQQTYEYKEPQLVYSFHKDKEDFDEQDYNYHGRVRVDTSEVSEGDLTLHMTNVDYPDEALYTCKAISPHGKGEIKMKLMIQEEEEPPVEMETIDNVTVARCVSAGWYKVPIVRWLNRREEDVSENSTVVVLEMMQNGNHRVSSTLSGVKSHEIYRCLIRDVKKARRARTFYRKLKKGALREYGEF